From the Salmo trutta chromosome 2, fSalTru1.1, whole genome shotgun sequence genome, one window contains:
- the LOC115160833 gene encoding beclin-1-like isoform X2 encodes MVAFLDCVQQFKEEVEKGDTGFCLHYRMDVEKGKIEDTGGSGGSYSIKTQFNSEEQWTKALKFMLTNLKWGLAWVSSQFYNR; translated from the exons ATGGTGGCCTTCCTGGACTGTGTGCAGCAgttcaaggaggaggtggagaagggagaCACGGGATTCTGCCTgcactacag GATGGATGTCGAGAAGGGCAAGATTGAGGACACAGGAGGCAGCGGCGGCTCCTACTCCATCAAGACCCAGTTCAACTCAGAGGAGCAGTGGACCAAGGCGCTCAAATTCATGTTGACCAACCTCAAGTGGGGCCTGGCGTGGGTGTCGTCTCAGTTTTACAACCGATAG
- the LOC115160793 gene encoding uncharacterized protein LOC115160793: MMRRFLQPLQEHNALTGNLGAASSNSVQPALPSQPKATEKLPAIKQNSLNTSRIPVLELTEERKGALQRLASLKAVEKKPHPPSRIPVLQKKRSICNGKSQGLHVASTPQQSGKATVPPIRKPLQPIRTKRDQTCVVKDIYLHSAKPLKAVHGANMVAKIPLPPIRARVTVPNNDAKKKPFQPVRPEGSPHPAASKYRRRVVKKHVQFKTQTLTVQDLPPCPDEMVWDVFNSEAEQVMAYMKAKLISVTQELKLIKSGAKMDAQALEEKNAKVQLRKKVEKFIQEICLMKVDSDLWEMIRDNEEEEEEEERIKEVRRNGEESSAASKPKQTATRYTVSKPKEVKKGLNMEEKKEDRQVVLKRRFGMSAVNSKLKQCEHCGRCFDPSRLEKHSEIYAKLSSKSSRRGVYDSTMHRLKGTVLAGYVKRSVV, encoded by the exons ATGATGAGGAGATTCTTGCAGCCGCTACAGGAACATAATGCTTTAACAGGGAACCTTGGAGCTGCCAGTAGCAACTCCGTTCAGCCTGCCCTGCCATCTCAACCCAAGGCCACTGAGAAGCTTCCGGCGATCAAACAAAACAGTTTAAACAcctccagaatcccagtactggagttgactgaagaaagaaagggtgctctgcagcgacttgccagtttgaaggctgtggaaaagaaaccacatcctccctccagaatcccagtactgCAGAAGAAGAGGTCCATCTGCAATGGGAAGAGTCAAGGACTGCATGTAGCTTCAACACCTCAGCAGTCAGGGAAGGCTACTGTTCCTCCCATACGGAAGCCACTGCAACCCATCCGTACCAAGAGGGATCAAACCTGTGTGGTGAAAGACATCTACCTCCATAGTGCCAAGCCATTGAAGGCAGTCCATGGAGCCAATATGGTCGCCAAGATTCCACTGCCTCCCATTAGAGCCAGAGTCACTGTGCCAAACAATGATGCCAAGAAGAAGCCATTCCAGCCAGTCAGACCAGAGGGCAGCCCTCATCCTGCTGCTTCAAAGTACAGAAGGCGGGTTGTGAAGAAACACGTTCAGTTCAAGACTCAGACACTAACTGTACAGGATCTACCGCCATGCCCCGATGAGATGGTATGGGACGTCTTTaactcagaggctgagcaggtgATGGCATATATGAAGGCCAAGCTGATCAGTGTCACCCAAGAACTGAAACTGATTAAGAGTGGGGCCAAGATGGATGCTCAGGCTTTGGAGGAGAAAAACGCGAAAGTGCAGTTGAGAAAAAAGGTGGAGAAGTTCATCCAGGAGATCTGCCTGATGAAGGTGGATTCTGACCTATGGGAGATGATAAGAGAtaacgaagaagaggaagaagaggaagaaaggattaaagaggtgaggagaaatggagaagaaAGCAGTGCGGCAAGTAAGCCAAAGCAGACAGCCACGAGATACACTGTTAGCAAGCCAAAGGAAGTCAAGAAGGGTTTGAACAtggaagagaaaaaggaggacagacag GTGGTGTTGAAACGTCGATTTGGGATGAGTGCAGTCAACTCCAAGCTGAAGCAGTGTGAGCACTGCGGCCGGTGCTTTGATCCTAGCCGCCTGgagaaacacagtgagatctaTGCCAAGCTCTCCTCCAAGAGCTCTAGACGAGGGGTCTATGACTCCACCATGCACCGTCTCAAAGGCACTGTACTGGCTGGCTACGTGAAGCGATCCGTGGTGTGA
- the LOC115163363 gene encoding uncharacterized protein LOC115163363, translating to MFIFAVRNFTVAALISGCSVVLTDALRNIVYNSFHHVKRNHLQHLLDCTRPDEQPSEESQAPPEQDNIQPDSLLANSSITDQQLHPSDSDDGQRGIDQHGAVTVQQKGVNDIVAGVQQYQSSLLDNLRKQMEAVLKKHSGSTSGQLENDAMDIFDNFIETFAGVATTFRRDSELPLYCTGGLRFFWDNKFDHAMVAFLDCVQRFKEEVEKGDTGFCLPYRSIN from the exons ATGTTCATATTTGCGGTGCGAA ATTTCACAGTCGCAGCCCTGATTTCTGGCTGCTCTGTGGTATTGACGGATGCACTGAGGAATATAGTGTACAATTCCTTCCATCATGTAAAGAGAAACCACCTTCAACACCTACTTGATTGCACCCGACCAGATGAACAGCCATCGGAGGAAAGCCAAGCACCACCGGAACaa GACAACATTCAACCCGATAGTCTTCTAGCTAACTCCAGCATCACTGATCAGCAACTCCATCCATCTGACTCAGATGATGGGCAAAGGGGCATTGACCAACATGGAGCTGTAACAGTGCAACAA AAAGGTGTGAATGACATTGTTGCTGGGGTACAGCAGTATCAATCATCACTATTGGACAACCTCAGGAAGCAGATGGAGGCAGTGCTAAAGAAGCATTCAGGAAGCACATCAGGTCAACTTGAAAATGATGCAATGGATATATTTGACAATTTCATTGAAACCTTTGCTGGCGTTGCAACAACATTTAGACGGGACAGT GAGCtaccactgtactgtacagggggCCTGCGCTTCTTCTGGGACAACAAGTTTGACCATGCCATGGTGGCCTTCCTGGACTGTGTGCAGCGGTTCAAGGAGGAGGTGGAAAAGGGAGACACGGGATTCTGCCTGCCCTACAGGTCAATCAACTAG
- the LOC115160875 gene encoding zinc finger C2HC domain-containing protein 1C-like: MVAKMPLPPIRARVTVPNSDAKKKPFQPVRPEGSPRPAYRRQVVKNNVQFKTQTLTVQDLPPCPDEMVWDVFNSEAEQVMAYMKAKLISVTQELKLIKSGAKMDAQALEEKNAKVRLRKKVEKFIQEICLMKVDSDLWEIRDNEEEEERIKEVRRNGEESSVASKPKETATRYTVSKPKEVKKGLNVEEKKEDRRVVLKRRFGMSAANSKLKQCEHCGRCFDPSRLEKHSEICAKLSSKSSRRGVYDSTKHRLKGTVLAGYVKRSVV, encoded by the exons ATGGTCGCCAAGATGCCACTGCCTCCCATTAGAGCCAGAGTCACTGTGCCAAACAGTGATGCCAAGAAGAAGCCATTCCAGCCAGTCAGACCAGAGGGCAGCCCTCGTCCTGCTTACAGAAGGCAGGTTGTGAAGAATAACGTTCAGTTCAAGACTCAGACCCTAACTGTACAGGATCTACCGCCGTGCCCCGATGAGATGGTATGGGACGTCTTTaactcagaggctgagcaggtgATGGCATATATGAAGGCCAAGCTGATTAGTGTTACCCAAGAACTGAAACTGATTAAGAGTGGGGCCAAGATGGATGCTCAGGCTTTGGAGGAGAAAAATGCAAAAGTGCGGTTGAGAAAAAAGGTGGAGAAGTTCATCCAGGAGATCTGCCTGATGAAGGTGGATTCTGACCTATGGGAGATAAGAGAtaacgaagaagaggaagaaaggattaaagaggtgaggagaaatggagaagaaAGCAGTGTGGCAAGTAAGCCAAAGGAGACAGCCACAAGATACACTGTGAGCAAGCCAAAGGAAGTCAAGAAGGGTTTGAACGtggaagagaaaaaggaggacagaCGG GTGGTGTTGAAACGTCGATTTGGGATGAGTGCAGCCAACTCCAAGCTGAAGCAGTGTGAGCACTGCGGCCGGTGCTTTGATCCTAGTCGCCTGGAGAAACACAGCGAGATCTGTGCCAAGCTCTCCTCCAAGAGCTCTAGACGGGGGGTCTATGACTCCACCAAGCACCGTCTCAAAGGCACTGTACTGGCTGGCTACGTGAAGCGATCCGTGGTGTGA
- the LOC115160858 gene encoding beclin-1-like translates to MGVAMEGSKSSSTTMQVSFVCQRCSQPLKLDTSFNVLDRVTIQELIAPLVTVTPSKQTESNKAESAPEETFVETKQDGVARKYIPPARMMSTESANSFTLIGEASDGGTMENLSRRLKVTSDLFDIMSGQTDVDHPLCEECTDTLLDHLDTQLNITENECQNYKNCLELLSQLKEEEEDSLLLELQKLGEEESSLVGELEAVEEQRAEVAEDLVQGRSHSQQLDSEELQYQKEYSEFKRQQLELDDELKSVDNQMRYCQIQLDRLKKTNVFNATFHIWHSGQFGTINNFRLGQLPSVPVEWNEINAAWGQTVLLLHALANKMGLRFQR, encoded by the exons ATGGG TGTTGCTATGGAGGGCTCCAAGTCCTCTAGTACCACCATGCAGGTCAGCTTCGTGTGTCAGCGCTGCAGTCAGCCTCTAAAGCTGGATACATCCTTCAATGTGCTCGACCGTGTCACCATCCAGGAACTTATTG CTCCTCTGGTCACAGTGACACCAAGCAAGCAGACAGAAAGCAATAAGGCGGAAAGTGCTCCAGAG GAAACCTTTGTGGAAACAAAGCAAGATGGAGTCGCAAGAAAATACATCCCTCCTGCAAG GATGATGTCCACAGAGAGCGCCAACAGCTTCACTCTGATTGGAGAAGCGTCGGACGGAGGCACCATGGAGAACCTCAGTCGGAGGCTGAAGGTGACCAGCGATCTGTTTGACATCATGTCAGGCCAGACCGACGTAGACCACCCGCTGTGCGAGGAGTGTACAGACACCCTGCTAGACCACCTGGACACGCAGCTCAACATCACAGAGAACGAGTGCCAGAACTACAA GAACTGCCTGGAACTGCTGTCCcagctgaaggaggaggaggaggacagcctGTTGCTGGAGCTCCAGAAACTGGGCGAGGAGGAGTCGTCACTGGTGGGGGAGCTGGAGGCGGTGGAAGAGCAGAGGGCTGAGGTGGCCGAGGACCTGGTCCAGGGACGCAGCCACTCCCAGCAGCTAGACTCTGAGGAACTGCA GTACCAGAAGGAGTACAGTGAGTTCAAGCGGCAGCAGCTGGAGCTGGATGACGAGCTGAAGAGTGTGGACAACCAGATGCGATACTGCCAGATCCAACTGGACCGCCTGAAGAAGACCAACGTCTTCAACGCCACCTTCCACATCTG GCACAGTGGCCAGTTTGGCACCATCAATAACTTCCGTCTGGGCCAACTACCCAGTGTCCCCGTCGAGTGGAACGAGATCAACGCCGCCTGGGGTCAGACCGTGCTACTGCTCCACGCCCTCGCCAACAAGATGGGGCTACGCTTCCAGAG ataa